A stretch of the Lineus longissimus chromosome 12, tnLinLong1.2, whole genome shotgun sequence genome encodes the following:
- the LOC135497224 gene encoding nuclear apoptosis-inducing factor 1-like — protein sequence MSEPKRTRKKNFTPNETNRLIELVEDNYRIISSKFSDQVTLKRKNDAWLEISRKLNAISPCLRTVEEVKKKWDDIEVRAKKKANEDRTRDGKTGNVPRSPKSDSLTDTERRVIGMLGAAQVFGINNRDEYDTAALPSYKKESKRSRQSATATRACVESDDAFDELMEAPTQTFGNYSDFDEPADSQDEDFRVEKPPPKKTPRVSPTTSNSTSAGKKSVTEMMLDVETRRLDVDKRRLQVEEKTLTTLEQLVDIEKKKLELMTRQQSISNAPKPRPNVSAITEGLSQKLGKKGAH from the exons ATGTCGGAGCCAAAGAGGACGAGAAAGAAAAACTTCACTCCCAACGAAACTAATCGACTAATTGAGTTGGTGGAGGACAACTACCGTATTATTTCATCGAAATTCAGTGACCAAGTCACCcttaaaagaaaaaatgacgCGTGGTTGGAAATATCTAGGAAGTTAAACGCCATCAGCCCGTGTCTACGAACTGTAGAGGAAGTAAAAAAGAAGTGGGACGATATTGAAGTGCGTGCCAAGAAAAAAGCCAACGAGGATCGGACAAGGGATGGCAAGACCGGTAATGTCCCGAGGAGTCCCAAGAGCGATTCTCTGACCGATACAGAGCGACGTGTCATCGGGATGCTGGGAGCTGCTCAAGTTTTCGGTATTAACAACCGTGACGAGTATGACACCGCCGCTTTACCGAGCTATAAGAAAGAATCAAAG CGTTCGCGTCAAAGTGCAACGGCAACTCGTGCTTGTGTCGAGTCCGATGATGCTTTCGATGAGCTGATGGAGGCACCGACACAGACATTCGGCAATTACTCCGACTTCGATGAACCAGCTGATAGCCAGGACGAGGACTTTCGCGTTGAAAAGCCGCCTCCAAAAAAGACTCCCCGTGTTAGCCCAACTACAAGTAACAGTACAAGTGCAGGGAAGAAATCCGTAACCGAAATGATGCTGGACGTTGAAACCCGCCGGCTTGATGTTGACAAGCGCCGCTTGCAGGTCGAAGAGAAGACTCTGACCACTCTTGAGCAACTTGTtgacattgaaaagaaaaaattggaACTGATGACTCGCCAACAATCTATCAGCAATGCTCCTAAACCCCGTCCCAATGTAAGCGCCATCACTGAAGGTTTATCTCAAAAGCTGGGTAAGAAGGGTGCGCACTAG